One Rhodococcus sp. P1Y DNA window includes the following coding sequences:
- a CDS encoding YqgE/AlgH family protein produces the protein MAAHAEEPEDQTASVDQAVRPGSLLVSSIELVEPTFRRTVIYIIEHNDAGSLGVVINRPSETAVENVLPQWAGLAAKPKALYVGGPVKRDSALCLATVRTGVDIDGIPGIRRVDGRVVMIDLDSSPEDIAPLVEGVRVFAGYSGWTLGQLEGELERDDWMVVSALASDVIGPAKIDLWAHVLRRQPMPLAMLASHPIDVERN, from the coding sequence ATGGCGGCGCACGCGGAGGAACCCGAAGACCAGACGGCATCCGTCGATCAGGCGGTCAGGCCGGGAAGCTTGTTGGTGTCGTCGATCGAGCTCGTGGAGCCCACCTTCCGGCGCACCGTCATCTACATCATCGAGCACAACGACGCCGGCAGCCTAGGCGTCGTGATCAATCGACCGAGCGAGACGGCCGTCGAGAACGTTCTGCCGCAGTGGGCTGGCCTGGCGGCGAAACCGAAGGCCCTCTATGTCGGCGGACCGGTCAAGCGTGATTCGGCGCTGTGCTTGGCGACGGTTCGCACCGGCGTGGACATCGACGGCATTCCCGGGATCAGACGTGTGGACGGCCGGGTGGTGATGATCGATCTGGATTCGAGTCCCGAGGACATAGCGCCGCTGGTCGAGGGCGTGCGTGTGTTCGCGGGCTATTCCGGTTGGACGCTGGGACAGCTGGAAGGCGAACTCGAACGCGACGATTGGATGGTCGTCTCGGCGCTCGCCTCGGATGTCATCGGACCAGCCAAGATCGACCTGTGGGCGCACGTGTTGCGACGCCAGCCGATGCCGCTGGCGATGCTGGCGTCGCATCCGATCGACGTCGAGCGGAATTAG
- a CDS encoding bile acid:sodium symporter family protein: MNLLRQAKPDGFVLGIIGVAVLASILPATGTAENVLGWTTKFAIGLLFLIYGARLSPLEAWEGVTHWRLHSVVLATTYIVFPLIGLALRILEPTVVTADLYTGILFLCLVPSTVQSSIAFTSIAKGNVAGAVVSASFSNIIGVFVTPLLVILLMNTTGDAHVGAASILNIVAQLLVPFVLGQLLRPFVHGWLTRHSGPTKVVDRGSILLVVYSAFSESMNQHVWSSVSISQILAVVAVCILILAVVLGFTHFVGKAFGFPIADRIVLVFCGSKKSLASGLPMASVLFVGQPVGLIVLPLLLFHQIQLLVCAVIAQRYASKSHAEGDVETATRG; encoded by the coding sequence GTGAACCTTCTTCGACAGGCCAAGCCGGACGGCTTCGTGCTCGGAATCATCGGTGTCGCGGTGCTCGCAAGCATTCTTCCCGCCACCGGGACCGCCGAGAACGTTCTGGGGTGGACGACGAAGTTCGCGATCGGCCTGCTGTTCCTCATCTACGGCGCACGGCTCTCACCCCTCGAAGCGTGGGAAGGTGTCACACACTGGCGGCTGCACTCGGTCGTGCTCGCGACAACCTACATCGTGTTCCCGCTCATCGGCCTCGCGCTCCGAATCCTCGAACCCACGGTCGTCACCGCCGATCTGTACACCGGAATACTCTTCCTGTGCCTCGTACCGTCGACGGTCCAGTCGTCCATCGCATTCACCTCCATCGCCAAAGGCAACGTCGCGGGAGCCGTCGTCAGCGCATCGTTCTCCAACATCATCGGCGTTTTCGTGACCCCGTTGCTGGTGATTCTGCTGATGAACACCACGGGCGACGCTCACGTGGGCGCGGCCTCGATTCTGAACATCGTTGCGCAACTCCTGGTTCCGTTCGTTCTCGGACAACTGCTTCGACCTTTCGTCCACGGCTGGCTGACGCGGCACTCCGGGCCCACCAAGGTCGTCGACCGCGGATCGATCCTGCTCGTCGTCTACTCGGCGTTCAGCGAGAGCATGAACCAACATGTGTGGTCGTCGGTTTCGATATCGCAGATTCTCGCCGTGGTGGCCGTGTGCATCCTGATTCTTGCGGTGGTCCTGGGCTTCACACACTTCGTCGGCAAAGCCTTCGGGTTCCCGATAGCGGACCGAATCGTGTTGGTCTTCTGCGGCTCGAAGAAATCGCTGGCCAGCGGACTTCCGATGGCATCGGTGCTGTTCGTCGGTCAGCCGGTCGGCCTGATCGTGCTCCCACTACTGCTGTTCCATCAGATTCAGCTACTCGTGTGCGCAGTCATCGCCCAGCGATACGCGTCGAAGTCGCACGCCGAGGGTGATGTGGAGACGGCCACCCGAGGCTAG
- a CDS encoding glutamate decarboxylase, with product MPAAYTGRLATNPIPALRLPEEQLDPEAAYRFIHDELMLDGSSRLNLATFVTTWMDPQAEKLMAETFDKNMIDKDEYPATASIEERCVNMVADLFHAPGLDPEDASTATGVSTIGSSEAVMLAGLALKWRWRAARTGDSSKPNLVLGSNVQVVWEKFCRYFDVEPKYLPMEEGRYVITPEQVREAVDENTIGVVAILGTTFTGELEPVREICEMLDSLAESGGPDVPVHVDAASGGFVVPFLDPHLEWDFRLPRVKSINTSGHKYGLTYPGIGFAVWRTREDLPEELVFRVNYLGGDMPTFTLNFSRPGNQVIGQYYNFLRLGRSGYTDIMKALRGTAVRVSSHLAEHPAFHVITDGSAIPVVSFELTGDRAYTVFDVSHELRARGWQVPAYTMPDNATDVAVLRIVVREGFSADLGRLLCIAIGEVIDQLEESAAGGGHSSATHFAH from the coding sequence ATCCCGGCCGCCTACACCGGCCGTCTCGCCACCAACCCGATCCCGGCCCTGCGGTTGCCCGAGGAGCAACTCGATCCCGAAGCCGCCTATCGTTTCATTCACGACGAATTGATGCTCGACGGCTCCTCCCGCCTCAACCTGGCGACCTTCGTCACCACGTGGATGGACCCGCAGGCCGAGAAACTGATGGCCGAGACGTTCGACAAGAACATGATCGACAAGGACGAATATCCGGCGACCGCGTCGATCGAGGAGCGGTGCGTCAACATGGTCGCAGACCTGTTCCATGCCCCTGGACTCGATCCCGAGGACGCATCTACCGCGACCGGTGTGTCCACGATCGGTTCGAGCGAGGCCGTCATGCTCGCGGGACTTGCACTGAAGTGGCGGTGGCGGGCAGCCAGAACCGGGGACTCGTCGAAGCCCAATCTCGTTCTGGGAAGCAATGTTCAGGTGGTGTGGGAGAAGTTCTGCCGCTATTTCGACGTGGAACCGAAGTATCTGCCGATGGAAGAAGGCCGCTACGTCATCACTCCCGAACAGGTACGAGAAGCTGTCGACGAGAACACGATCGGTGTGGTTGCGATTCTGGGGACGACCTTCACCGGTGAGCTCGAGCCGGTTCGGGAGATCTGCGAGATGCTCGATTCGCTTGCGGAAAGCGGTGGACCCGACGTTCCCGTTCACGTCGACGCGGCCAGTGGAGGATTCGTCGTACCGTTCCTGGATCCGCACCTCGAGTGGGATTTTCGGCTCCCACGGGTCAAGTCCATCAACACAAGTGGCCACAAGTACGGACTCACCTATCCTGGAATAGGTTTCGCGGTGTGGCGCACACGCGAGGATCTGCCGGAGGAATTGGTGTTTCGCGTGAACTACCTCGGTGGCGACATGCCGACGTTCACCCTCAACTTCTCACGGCCGGGCAACCAGGTCATCGGTCAGTACTACAACTTCCTTCGGCTCGGGCGAAGCGGATACACCGACATCATGAAAGCTCTGCGGGGCACCGCCGTTCGCGTAAGCAGTCATCTGGCCGAACACCCCGCGTTTCATGTCATCACCGACGGCAGTGCCATTCCGGTTGTGTCGTTCGAGTTGACAGGAGACAGGGCGTACACGGTCTTCGACGTCTCCCACGAACTCCGTGCCCGCGGCTGGCAGGTCCCGGCATACACGATGCCGGACAACGCAACCGACGTCGCTGTGCTTCGCATCGTCGTGCGTGAGGGGTTCAGCGCCGACCTCGGGCGTCTACTGTGCATCGCGATCGGCGAGGTGATCGACCAGCTCGAAGAGTCCGCTGCCGGAGGCGGACATTCGTCGGCGACGCATTTCGCGCACTAG